From Dreissena polymorpha isolate Duluth1 chromosome 15, UMN_Dpol_1.0, whole genome shotgun sequence, a single genomic window includes:
- the LOC127860605 gene encoding uncharacterized protein LOC127860605: MTTDYALYVLSILTFVAIKVSFTGARSNNLDYLESSPNLNDRLDKIRSLYAFMNEADETPEKRRSLLRFGKRRSLFRFGKRGSILRFGKRSGYAPYTSDDYLPYYPSQSFDGPRDFDEFGLPEKRSTLFRFGKKSSGVDMKDFERDNSKKPHTPWRFGREEEEEDLSSEKTD, from the exons ATGACAACTGACTACGCATTGTACGTCCTTTCCATCCTGACGTTCGTCGCTATAAAGGTCTCCTTTACTGGCGCCCGATCCAATAATCTAG ACTATTTAGAATCTTCGCCGAATCTAAATGACAGACTGGACAAAATCAGATCGTTGTACGCATTCATGAACGAGGCAGATGAAACTCCCGAAAAGCGACGGTCGTTGTTACGCTTTGGAAAAAGACGGTCCTTGTTCCGTTTCGGCAAGCGAGGAAGCATCCTTCGATTCGGAAAGAGAAGCGGGTATGCGCCATACACATCAGACGACTACTTACCTTACTACCCATCTCAAAGCTTTGACGGGCCTCGAGACTTTGATGAGTTTGGTCTGCCAGAAAAGCGGAGTACATTGTTTAGGTTCGGCAAGAAATCGAGCGGCGTGGACATGAAAGACTTTGAGCGTGACAATAGCAAGAAGCCGCACACACCTTGGCGATTTGGTcgtgaggaggaggaggaggatttaTCTAGCGAGAAAACCGATTGA